One Ranitomeya variabilis isolate aRanVar5 chromosome 5, aRanVar5.hap1, whole genome shotgun sequence DNA window includes the following coding sequences:
- the LOC143774122 gene encoding monocarboxylate transporter 13-like gives MSSFFPKMMDTWGTMLLFSCFLQAGLVFGTLRSFGIFFPEFVEYFGSPAGSVSWVTSCAVAVQQLMSPLGCALALRFGSRPVVILGGFLSSLGLFLASLSTELYQLYLSIGGVSGLGWALIFSPSMAAVTCYFSRRRSLATGFVLTGVGVFSFALTPLLQYLVEEYSWCGAMLLLSGVALHSVPCGALLQTSSDTPPDRSFLWGWELLCNLVFLRYCLAVTLINAAYFVPFAHLVAHMRTKGIGDRPAAFLMSLAGIADVGGRLFAGWLSDLSPKHTLHLLSLWTGLSGVILGLLPLASSDVEMGAAATAFGFCAGALTPGVFSALPWVVGAQRVLPALGLLQMLESVGGLLGPPISGWLCDRTGDFSMSFLLSGSFLLLGAFIILTLPEISCRSICIQAQRTSRTPNDEPPVTDGAALANGYCECRVEQLPSDSPVFREDKAGADVSSSEHWPPQEEGTGHSQDNGKHGDRCHREADQTLLECQRLSPVTSLPLSSGSAVLS, from the exons ATGTCTTCCTTCTTTCCAAAAATGATGGACACGTGGGGCACCATGCTACTCTTCTCCTGCTTCCTTCAGGCTGGCTTAGTATTTGGAACTCTCCGTTCCTTTGGGATATTTTTTCCGGAATTTGTGGAATATTTTGGCTCCCCAGCTGGAAGTGTCTCATGGGTGACATCTTGTGCAGTTGCAGTTCAACAACTGATGA GTCCCCTGGGCTGTGCACTCGCCCTTCGGTTTGGATCTCGCCCTGTAGTCATCTTGGGAGgtttcctctcatctcttggcttgTTTTTAGCCTCCTTATCCACTGAACTCTACCAACTTTACCTGAGCATCGGAGGCGTCTCGG GGCTTGGATGGGCGCTCATCTTCTCTCCATCGATGGCTGCTGTGACTTGCTACTTTTCACGTAGGCGGTCTCTTGCTACTGGATTTGTGCTGACTGGTGTTGGGGTCTTCTCGTTTGCCCTGACACCTCTCCTACAGTACCTTGTGGAAGAATATTCCTGGTGTGGGGCTATGCTTTTGCTGTCTGGAGTGGCTCTTCATTCTGTGCCATGTGGTGCTCTTCTCCAGACCTCCAGTGACACCCCTCCTGACCGGTCCTTCCTCTGGGGATGGGAACTTCTTTGTAATCTGGTTTTCCTTCGCTACTGCCTAGCTGTAACCCTGATCAATGCTGCTTATTTTGTGCCTTTTGCTCATTTGGTTGCTCATATGCGGACAAAAGGCATTGGAGATCGCCCGGCTGCTTTTTTAATGTCTCTTGCTGGCATAGCAGATGTTGGTGGTCGTCTGTTTGCTGGTTGGTTGTCTGATCTTAGCCCAAAACATACACTACACCTGCTGAGCCTGTGGACAGGGCTGTCCGGTGTGATCCTTGGACTGCTCCCCCTGGCAAGTAGCGATGTAGAGATGGGTGCTGCTGCCACTGCATTTGGCTTCTGTGCCGGGGCGCTGACTCCTGGCGTGTTCTCTGCCCTCCCGTGGGTTGTAGGGGCACAGAGGGTTCTTCCTGCTCTTGGATTGCTCCAGATGCTTGAGAGTGTGGGAGGACTCCTTGGACCTCCTATATCAG GTTGGCTGTGTGATCGGACCGGAGACTTCTCCATGTCTTTTCTTCTCTCTGGCTCCTTCCTGCTTCTTGGAGCGTTCATCATCCTCACTCTGCCTGAAATCAGTTGCAGAAGTATTTGTATCCAAGCACAGAGGACCTCCAGGACTCCGAATGATGAGCCACCGGTTACAGATGGTGCAGCTCTGGCTAATGGCTACTGTGAGTGCCGAGTAGAGCAGCTGCCATCGGATAGTCCTGTGTTCAGAGAAGACAAAGCAGGGGCAGATGTGTCATCCTCTGAACATTGGCCACCACAGGAGGAAGGAACAGGACACAGCCAGGATAACGGCAAACATGGGGACAGGTGTCATCGGGAGGCTGACCAGACACTGCTGGAGTGTCAGCGCTTATCCCCAGTGACATCACTGCCACTCTCCTCCGGCTCGGCGGTTCTATCATGA